DNA from Sphingomonas sp. R1:
GCTCATAGGCCGGGATCGGCAGCTTGGCCTCCAGCGAGCGCTCGCACTCCGCGGCGGCCTTGCGGAACAGATCGAACAGCGCGTCGGTATCGGCGATCTCGAAGTTCCACGTCGACATCTCGCGCTCATTCTCCAGGAACACGTCGCCGTACGTCACGCCTGCATCGTTGAAGGCGAGGTCGTACACGCTGTCCTTGTTCTGGATGTACATGGCGAGGCGCTCGAGCCCGTAGGTCAGCTCCCCGGCGACCGGCTTGCAGTCATAGCCCCCCATCTGCTGGAAATAGGTGAACTGGGTGACTTCCATCCCGTCGCACCACACTTCCCAGCCCAGGCCCCAGGCGCCGAGCGTCGGCGATTCCCAGTCGTCCTCGACGAAGCGGATGTCATGGCGGGTAAAGTCGATGCCGATCGCGGCGAGGCTGCCGAGGTACAGCTC
Protein-coding regions in this window:
- a CDS encoding glycine--tRNA ligase subunit alpha; its protein translation is MILTLHDYWSTRGCLILQPYDMRMGAGTFHPATTLRALGPEPWNAAFVQPCRRPTDGRYGENPNRLQHYYQYQVILKPSPPDLQELYLGSLAAIGIDFTRHDIRFVEDDWESPTLGAWGLGWEVWCDGMEVTQFTYFQQMGGYDCKPVAGELTYGLERLAMYIQNKDSVYDLAFNDAGVTYGDVFLENEREMSTWNFEIADTDALFDLFRKAAAECERSLEAKLPIPAYEQAIEASHIFNLLNARGVISVAERQAYIGRVRDLAKGACTAWMEKNGWAA